The following proteins are co-located in the Streptomyces sp. NBC_01198 genome:
- a CDS encoding uroporphyrinogen-III synthase yields the protein MRAQEPSGNGGPGPVAPLAGFTVGVTAARRADELAALLERRGAAVLRAPVLRIVPLPDDAELMARTKQLLDDAPDVVVATTAIGFRGWIEAADGWGLGEALLRRLGEVELLARGPKVRGAVRAAGLTEAWSPASESMAEVLERLLDQGVDGRRVAVQLHGEPLPGFIESLRVAGARVVAVPVYRWMPPEDLGPVDRLLDAVFARSLDAVSFTSAPAAASLLDRAGQRGRLDDLLAAFRRDVLVACVGPVTALPLQAHDIPTVQPERFRLGPLVQLVARELPGRVRPLPVAGHQVEIRGQAVVVDGALRPVPPAGMALLRALARRPGWVVSRADLLRVLPGAGRDEHAVETAMARLRSALGAPKLIQTVVKRGYRLSLDPHADKYAPG from the coding sequence ATGCGGGCGCAAGAGCCGAGCGGGAACGGCGGACCAGGACCGGTGGCGCCGCTGGCGGGCTTCACCGTCGGCGTGACGGCCGCCCGCCGCGCCGACGAGCTGGCCGCGCTGCTTGAGCGGCGCGGCGCGGCCGTGCTGCGGGCGCCGGTGCTGCGGATCGTGCCGCTGCCCGACGACGCGGAACTGATGGCCAGGACGAAGCAACTGCTCGACGACGCACCCGACGTCGTGGTCGCCACCACCGCGATCGGCTTCCGCGGCTGGATCGAGGCGGCCGACGGATGGGGCCTCGGCGAGGCTCTGCTGCGGCGGCTCGGCGAGGTCGAACTCCTCGCCCGCGGCCCGAAAGTACGCGGCGCGGTCCGCGCGGCCGGGCTCACCGAGGCGTGGTCGCCCGCCTCGGAGTCCATGGCCGAGGTGCTGGAACGGCTCCTCGACCAGGGCGTCGACGGGCGCCGGGTCGCCGTGCAGCTGCACGGGGAGCCGCTGCCCGGCTTCATCGAGTCGCTGCGGGTGGCCGGGGCGCGGGTGGTGGCCGTCCCCGTCTACCGCTGGATGCCGCCGGAGGACCTGGGTCCTGTCGACCGGCTGCTCGACGCGGTGTTCGCGCGCTCGCTGGACGCGGTGAGCTTCACCAGCGCGCCCGCGGCGGCCTCGCTCCTCGACCGCGCCGGGCAGCGCGGGCGGCTCGACGACCTGCTCGCCGCCTTCCGGCGCGACGTGCTGGTCGCCTGCGTCGGGCCCGTCACCGCGCTGCCCCTGCAGGCGCACGACATCCCCACCGTGCAGCCGGAACGCTTCCGGCTCGGGCCGCTCGTCCAGCTCGTCGCCAGGGAGCTGCCGGGGCGGGTACGGCCGCTGCCGGTGGCCGGGCACCAGGTGGAGATCCGCGGCCAGGCCGTGGTGGTCGACGGCGCGCTCCGGCCGGTGCCGCCGGCCGGGATGGCCCTCCTGCGGGCCCTCGCCCGGCGCCCCGGCTGGGTCGTCTCCCGCGCGGACCTGCTGCGGGTGCTGCCGGGGGCGGGGCGGGACGAGCACGCCGTCGAGACGGCGATGGCGCGGCTGCGCTCCGCGCTGGGGGCGCCGAAGCTCATCCAGACGGTGGTCAAGCGGGGGTACCGACTGTCCCTCGACCCCCACGCGGACAAATACGCTCCCGGCTGA
- a CDS encoding HelD family protein, translated as MAAQTAVQDRQGGGGVREREIAVEQQHLDRVYRRLEEKIHEAEFLMSDAAKRGQVGTPGALAERDAQVYRAGVHLNRLNSEFEDFLFGRIDMLRGKDGKKGADGAFTSVDPADDAVRDDATADIAETLHIGRIGVLDTDYAPLVIDWRAPAAAPFYRSTPVAPGRVVRRRVIRSKGRRVLGVEDDLLRPELTTGLPVVGDGALMAALGQARTHSMRDIVSSIQAEQDLVIRAPAASVTEVTGGPGTGKTAVALHRAAYLLYQDRRRYSGGILCVSPTPLLVAYTEGVLPSLGEEGQVAIRAVGSLVDGVTADLYDEPATARVKGSLRMQKVLRNAARGCLDLVQDAPTTLRVVAFGRRVELSAGELADVRHNALSGTAPVNLLRPRARRLLLDVLWRKSGRRFDDAELAAEERQGFDEDISTEQDFIDFLDAWWPVLDPRGVLAALADEKRLARWARRVLSPPEVRRVSRSLRRDGSSAHDVALLDELETLLGPAPRPKRREADPLDQLTGLDEVTTYADRMPTGRRGRGERLDEERTEYAHVIVDEAQDLTPMQWRMVGRRGRTATWTIVGDPAQSSWSDVEEAARARDEALGSRPRRRFTLTVNYRNPAEIAEVAATVLALAMPGMESPRAVRSTGVVPRYEVAGADLGADVRAAAGRLLAEVDGTVGVVVAMNRRAQARGWLEGLGERVVALGSLEAKGLEYDATVVVSPAEIAEESPAGLRVLYVALTRATQRLTVLAADRDAPDAAGVPDLLRPMA; from the coding sequence GTGGCCGCGCAGACCGCAGTTCAGGACCGGCAGGGGGGCGGCGGGGTCAGAGAACGGGAGATCGCCGTCGAACAGCAGCACCTCGACCGGGTCTACCGGCGCCTTGAGGAGAAGATCCACGAGGCGGAGTTCCTGATGAGCGACGCCGCCAAGAGGGGCCAGGTGGGGACGCCCGGCGCGCTCGCCGAGCGGGACGCGCAGGTCTACCGGGCAGGGGTGCACCTGAACCGGCTCAACAGCGAGTTCGAGGACTTCCTGTTCGGCAGGATCGACATGCTGCGCGGCAAGGACGGCAAGAAGGGCGCGGACGGCGCCTTCACCTCCGTCGACCCGGCCGACGACGCGGTCCGCGACGACGCGACCGCCGACATCGCCGAGACCCTGCACATCGGCAGGATCGGCGTGCTGGACACCGACTACGCCCCGCTGGTCATCGACTGGCGGGCGCCGGCCGCCGCGCCCTTCTACCGCTCGACGCCGGTCGCCCCCGGCCGGGTCGTGCGGCGCCGGGTGATCAGGTCCAAGGGCCGCCGGGTGCTGGGCGTCGAGGACGACCTGCTGCGCCCGGAGCTGACCACCGGCCTGCCCGTGGTCGGCGACGGGGCCCTGATGGCCGCGCTCGGCCAGGCCAGGACGCACTCCATGCGGGACATCGTGTCCAGCATCCAGGCCGAGCAGGACCTGGTGATCAGGGCGCCCGCCGCGTCGGTCACCGAGGTGACCGGCGGCCCAGGCACCGGCAAGACCGCGGTGGCGCTGCACCGGGCGGCCTACCTGCTCTACCAGGACCGGCGCCGCTACTCCGGCGGCATCCTGTGCGTCAGCCCGACACCGCTGCTGGTGGCGTACACCGAAGGCGTGCTGCCCTCGCTCGGCGAGGAGGGGCAGGTCGCGATCAGGGCGGTCGGCTCGCTGGTCGACGGGGTGACCGCGGACCTCTACGACGAGCCGGCCACGGCCCGCGTCAAGGGGTCGCTGCGGATGCAGAAGGTGCTGCGCAACGCCGCCCGCGGCTGCCTCGACCTGGTCCAGGACGCCCCCACGACGCTGCGGGTGGTGGCCTTCGGCCGCCGCGTCGAGCTGTCGGCGGGCGAACTGGCCGACGTACGGCACAACGCCCTCAGCGGCACCGCCCCGGTCAATCTGCTGCGCCCGCGCGCCCGGCGGCTGCTGCTCGACGTGCTGTGGCGCAAGAGCGGGCGGCGCTTCGACGACGCGGAACTGGCCGCGGAGGAGCGGCAGGGCTTCGACGAGGACATCTCCACCGAGCAGGACTTCATCGACTTCCTCGACGCCTGGTGGCCGGTCCTCGATCCGCGCGGGGTGCTTGCCGCGCTCGCCGACGAGAAGCGGCTTGCCCGCTGGGCACGCCGGGTGCTGTCGCCGCCCGAGGTGCGGCGGGTGTCCCGGTCGCTGCGAAGGGACGGCAGCAGCGCGCACGACGTGGCGCTGCTGGACGAGCTGGAGACGCTGCTCGGCCCCGCGCCCCGGCCCAAGCGGCGCGAGGCGGACCCGCTCGACCAGCTCACCGGGCTGGACGAGGTCACCACCTACGCCGACCGGATGCCGACGGGCCGGCGCGGGCGCGGGGAGCGGCTGGACGAGGAGCGCACCGAATACGCGCACGTCATCGTGGACGAGGCGCAGGACCTCACGCCGATGCAGTGGCGGATGGTCGGCCGCCGCGGGCGTACGGCCACCTGGACGATCGTCGGCGACCCGGCGCAGAGCTCCTGGTCCGACGTGGAGGAGGCGGCCCGCGCGCGGGACGAGGCACTCGGCAGCCGGCCGCGGCGCCGCTTCACCCTCACCGTCAACTACCGCAACCCGGCGGAGATCGCCGAGGTCGCGGCGACGGTGCTGGCGCTGGCCATGCCGGGGATGGAGTCGCCGCGGGCGGTGCGCTCCACCGGCGTCGTCCCGCGCTACGAGGTCGCCGGTGCCGACCTGGGCGCCGACGTCCGCGCCGCGGCGGGCCGGCTGCTCGCCGAGGTCGACGGGACCGTCGGGGTCGTGGTGGCCATGAACCGGCGGGCGCAGGCCCGCGGCTGGCTCGAAGGGCTCGGCGAGCGGGTCGTCGCGCTCGGCAGCCTTGAGGCCAAGGGCCTCGAATACGACGCCACGGTGGTGGTTTCGCCGGCGGAGATCGCGGAGGAGTCCCCTGCGGGGTTGCGCGTTTTGTACGTGGCCCTCACGCGGGCCACACAGCGGCTCACCGTCCTCGCGGCCGACCGCGACGCCCCTGACGCCGCAGGCGTCCCTGACCTCCTCCGCCCAATGGCTTGA
- a CDS encoding NAD-dependent malic enzyme: protein MATAPSVSYSITVRLEVPAGGTAVSALTSAVESSGGSVTGLDVTASGHERLRIDVTVAASSTEHAGEIVGKLRGIEGVAIGKVSDRTFLMHLGGKIEMQSKHPIRNRDDLSMIYTPGVARVCMAIAENPEDARRLTIKRNSVAVVTDGSAVLGLGNIGPKAALPVMEGKAALFKRFAGIDAWPLCLDTQDTDEIVTIVKAIAPGFAGINLEDISAPRCFEIEARLREALDIPVFHDDQHGTAIVVLAALTNALRVVGKHIGDLRVVMSGAGAAGTAILKLLIAAGVKHAVVADIHGVVHAGREDLVGASAGSALRWIADNTNPEGVTGTLKQAVVGADVFIGVSAPDVLDGTDVAAMADGAIVFALANPDPEVDPGVARQTAAVVATGRSDFPNQINNVLVFPGVFRGLLDAQSRTVNTEMMLAAARALAAVVADGELNPNYIIPSVFNDKVAGAVADAVRDAARAQGPAVSAAVAAPASQGL from the coding sequence ATGGCAACGGCGCCAAGCGTCTCCTACTCGATCACGGTACGGCTGGAAGTCCCCGCGGGCGGGACCGCCGTCAGTGCGCTGACCAGCGCCGTGGAGTCGTCCGGCGGCTCGGTCACGGGTCTGGACGTCACCGCGTCGGGGCACGAGCGGCTGCGGATCGACGTGACGGTCGCCGCGAGTTCCACCGAGCACGCCGGCGAGATCGTCGGCAAGCTGCGCGGCATCGAGGGTGTGGCGATCGGCAAGGTCTCCGACCGTACGTTCCTGATGCACCTCGGCGGCAAGATCGAGATGCAGTCCAAGCACCCGATCCGCAACCGTGACGACCTGTCCATGATCTACACCCCGGGGGTGGCGCGGGTCTGCATGGCCATCGCGGAGAACCCCGAGGACGCCCGCCGGCTGACGATCAAGCGCAACAGCGTCGCCGTGGTCACCGACGGCTCCGCGGTGCTGGGACTGGGCAACATCGGGCCGAAGGCCGCGCTGCCGGTGATGGAGGGCAAGGCGGCGCTGTTCAAGCGGTTCGCCGGGATCGACGCGTGGCCGCTGTGCCTGGACACCCAGGACACCGACGAGATCGTCACGATCGTCAAGGCGATCGCCCCGGGCTTCGCCGGGATCAACTTGGAGGACATCTCCGCGCCGCGCTGCTTCGAGATCGAGGCCAGGCTGCGCGAGGCGCTGGACATCCCGGTCTTCCACGACGACCAGCACGGCACCGCCATCGTGGTGCTCGCGGCGCTGACCAACGCGCTGCGGGTGGTCGGCAAGCACATCGGCGACCTGCGGGTGGTCATGTCGGGGGCGGGCGCGGCCGGCACCGCGATCCTGAAGCTGCTGATCGCCGCGGGCGTCAAGCACGCGGTGGTCGCCGACATCCACGGCGTGGTGCACGCCGGCCGCGAGGACCTGGTCGGTGCGTCCGCGGGCTCGGCGCTGCGGTGGATCGCCGACAACACCAACCCCGAGGGTGTCACGGGCACGTTGAAGCAGGCGGTCGTCGGCGCCGACGTCTTCATCGGCGTGTCGGCGCCGGACGTGCTCGACGGCACGGACGTGGCGGCGATGGCGGACGGCGCCATCGTCTTCGCGCTGGCCAACCCGGACCCCGAGGTGGACCCGGGCGTGGCCCGGCAGACCGCGGCCGTGGTCGCCACCGGGCGCAGCGACTTCCCCAACCAGATCAACAACGTGCTGGTCTTCCCCGGCGTCTTCCGCGGCCTGCTGGACGCCCAGTCCCGTACGGTCAACACCGAGATGATGCTGGCCGCGGCCCGCGCGCTGGCGGCCGTGGTGGCCGACGGCGAGCTCAACCCGAACTACATCATCCCCAGCGTCTTCAACGACAAGGTGGCCGGCGCGGTCGCCGACGCGGTGCGCGACGCGGCCAGGGCGCAGGGTCCTGCGGTGTCCGCCGCGGTGGCCGCTCCGGCGAGCCAAGGGTTGTAG
- the smpB gene encoding SsrA-binding protein SmpB, giving the protein MAKETGRKIIAQNKKARHDYLILDTYEAGLVLTGTEVKSLRMGRASLVDGFAQLDDGEAWLHNVHIPEYTQGTWTNHSARRKRKMLLHRAEIDKLVHKTQESGHTIVPLVLYFKDGRVKVEIALAKGKKEYDKRQTLREKQDRRESDRAVSAARRRQRA; this is encoded by the coding sequence ATGGCAAAAGAGACCGGTCGCAAGATCATCGCGCAGAACAAGAAGGCGCGACACGATTACCTCATCCTCGACACGTACGAGGCGGGCCTGGTGCTCACGGGCACCGAGGTCAAGTCGCTCCGCATGGGCCGCGCGTCGCTCGTCGACGGCTTCGCCCAGCTCGACGACGGCGAGGCATGGCTGCACAACGTGCACATCCCGGAGTACACCCAGGGCACCTGGACCAACCACTCGGCCCGCAGGAAGCGCAAGATGCTGCTGCACCGGGCCGAGATCGACAAGCTGGTCCACAAGACCCAGGAGAGCGGCCACACCATCGTGCCGCTGGTGCTGTACTTCAAGGACGGCCGGGTGAAGGTCGAGATCGCGCTGGCGAAGGGCAAGAAGGAGTACGACAAGCGCCAGACGCTGCGGGAGAAGCAGGACCGCCGCGAGTCCGACCGCGCGGTCTCCGCCGCCCGCCGCCGCCAGCGCGCCTGA
- a CDS encoding S41 family peptidase, which produces MSGPLLFGTPRRIRRGATLTLVFGTLLATGAAAGSLTETQQRPRVRIAAATAADPGRHGANPARTGAASTPGDAKGPQQKAAEGSGRAPVDSERIAQEIAQGKVGAQTVQKLVSRSGDRWSSFYTAQEYAGLQEALDGRYVGVGLWVRRIDGGRVQIARVQSGSPAQRAGVRVGDMLASIDSTRCGGLAVTEVVADLRGDNTPGSTVTLALQRGGRAWTVTMQRATLATEAVTVSHPGGQDGPTDIAIDAFTLGTGKQVQAAVRTAEHGVLLDLRGNSGGLVEEAVAVASAFLDGGLVATYDVHGRQQALYAAAGGDTAKPLVVLVDGGTMSAAELLAGALQDRGRAVVVGSRTFGKGSVQMPSALPDGSVAELTVGHYSLPDGRGVDGRGIDPDVQVTGGADPAAEAREVIAGLGTPS; this is translated from the coding sequence ATGTCCGGCCCGTTGCTGTTCGGGACGCCCCGCCGCATCCGCCGTGGGGCGACCCTGACGTTGGTCTTCGGCACCCTGCTGGCCACCGGTGCCGCGGCCGGCAGCCTGACGGAAACGCAGCAGCGCCCCCGGGTGCGCATCGCGGCGGCCACCGCGGCCGATCCGGGCCGGCACGGCGCCAACCCGGCCCGCACCGGCGCCGCGAGCACCCCCGGCGACGCCAAGGGCCCGCAGCAGAAGGCCGCGGAAGGCAGCGGGCGCGCACCGGTCGACAGCGAGCGCATCGCCCAGGAGATCGCCCAGGGCAAGGTCGGCGCGCAGACCGTGCAGAAACTCGTCAGCCGCAGCGGCGACCGCTGGTCGTCCTTCTACACCGCGCAGGAGTACGCCGGCCTCCAGGAGGCCCTGGACGGGCGCTACGTGGGCGTCGGGCTGTGGGTGCGGCGGATCGACGGCGGCCGCGTCCAGATCGCCCGGGTGCAGTCCGGCAGCCCGGCCCAGCGGGCCGGCGTCCGGGTCGGCGACATGCTCGCCTCGATCGACTCCACCCGGTGCGGCGGCCTCGCGGTCACCGAGGTCGTCGCCGACCTGCGCGGCGACAACACGCCGGGCAGCACCGTCACGCTCGCCCTGCAGCGCGGCGGCCGCGCGTGGACCGTCACGATGCAGCGGGCCACCCTCGCCACCGAGGCCGTCACCGTCAGCCACCCCGGCGGCCAGGACGGCCCCACCGACATCGCCATCGACGCCTTCACCCTCGGCACCGGCAAGCAGGTGCAGGCGGCGGTGCGCACCGCCGAGCACGGCGTGCTGCTCGACCTGCGGGGCAACTCCGGGGGGCTGGTCGAGGAGGCCGTCGCGGTGGCGTCCGCGTTCCTCGACGGCGGCCTGGTCGCCACCTACGACGTGCACGGCCGGCAGCAGGCCCTCTACGCGGCCGCCGGCGGCGACACCGCGAAGCCGCTGGTGGTCCTGGTCGACGGCGGCACCATGAGCGCCGCGGAACTGCTGGCCGGGGCGCTGCAGGACCGCGGCCGGGCGGTGGTGGTCGGCTCCCGCACCTTCGGCAAGGGCTCGGTCCAGATGCCCAGCGCCCTGCCCGACGGCTCGGTCGCCGAGCTGACCGTCGGCCACTACAGCCTGCCGGACGGCCGCGGGGTCGACGGCCGCGGCATCGACCCCGACGTCCAGGTGACCGGCGGCGCGGACCCGGCAGCCGAGGCGCGCGAGGTAATCGCTGGCCTCGGCACCCCCTCCTAG
- a CDS encoding HU family DNA-binding protein, giving the protein MNRSELVAALADRAEVTRKDADAVLAAFAETVGEIVAKGDEKVTIPGFLTFERTHRAARTARNPQTGEPINIPAGYSVKVSAGSKLKESAKGK; this is encoded by the coding sequence ATGAACCGCAGTGAGCTGGTGGCCGCCCTGGCCGACCGCGCAGAGGTGACCCGTAAGGACGCCGACGCCGTTCTGGCCGCGTTCGCTGAGACCGTCGGTGAGATCGTGGCCAAGGGCGACGAGAAGGTCACGATCCCCGGCTTCCTGACCTTCGAGCGCACTCACCGTGCCGCCCGCACCGCCCGCAACCCGCAGACGGGTGAGCCGATCAACATCCCGGCCGGATACAGCGTGAAGGTCTCCGCGGGTTCCAAGCTGAAGGAATCCGCCAAGGGCAAGTAA
- a CDS encoding nitrate/nitrite transporter: MSRWAGRWIERWDPEDERFWREGGGSRVALRNLVFSVLSEHIGFSIWSLWSVMVLFMGPEYHVDPAGKFFLVATPTLVGGVLRVPYTFAVAKFGGRNWTIVSALMLLIPTVTAAFVMEPGVSYGTLMVVAALTGVGGGNFASSMTNINSFYPLREKGWALGLNAGGGNLGVAAVQLVGLLVIATAGAAHPRVVLAVYIPLTVVAAALAALFMDNLTTVRNDTGAAVDAAKDPHTWIMSVLYIGTFGSFIGYSFAFGLVLQNQFGRTPLHAAYLTFIGPLLGSLIRPAGGRLADRFGGGRVTLWTFLAMAAATGVVVVASERKSLGLFLPGFIVLFVLSGLGNGSTYKMIPGIFQRKAEARGLTGEAAAAQGRRLSGASMGLIGAVGALGGVGINLAFRESFLNARSGTPAFVCFLAYYGICFVVTWAVYLRRPARTAAGTGQSAPTGTAVYAEV, from the coding sequence ATGAGTCGATGGGCAGGCCGGTGGATCGAGCGGTGGGACCCCGAGGACGAGCGGTTCTGGCGGGAGGGTGGCGGCAGCCGGGTCGCGCTGCGGAACCTGGTCTTCTCGGTGCTCTCCGAACACATCGGCTTCTCCATATGGAGCCTCTGGTCGGTGATGGTGCTGTTCATGGGGCCCGAATACCACGTGGATCCCGCCGGGAAGTTCTTCCTGGTGGCGACGCCGACGCTGGTCGGCGGGGTGCTGCGGGTGCCGTACACCTTCGCTGTGGCGAAATTCGGCGGGCGGAACTGGACGATCGTCAGTGCGCTGATGCTGCTGATCCCCACGGTGACCGCGGCCTTCGTGATGGAACCCGGCGTCTCCTACGGCACTCTCATGGTGGTCGCGGCGCTCACCGGGGTCGGCGGCGGCAACTTCGCCTCCTCCATGACCAATATCAACTCCTTCTACCCGCTGCGGGAGAAGGGCTGGGCGCTCGGCCTCAACGCCGGCGGCGGCAACCTCGGCGTCGCCGCGGTCCAGCTGGTCGGGCTGCTGGTCATCGCCACCGCTGGGGCCGCCCACCCGCGGGTCGTGCTCGCCGTCTACATCCCGCTGACGGTGGTCGCCGCCGCGCTGGCGGCGCTGTTCATGGACAACCTCACGACGGTGCGGAACGACACCGGGGCGGCCGTCGACGCGGCGAAGGACCCGCACACCTGGATCATGTCGGTCCTCTATATCGGCACCTTCGGCTCCTTCATCGGCTACAGCTTCGCCTTCGGCCTGGTCCTGCAGAACCAGTTCGGCCGCACCCCGCTGCACGCGGCCTACCTGACCTTCATCGGGCCGCTGCTCGGCTCGCTCATCCGGCCGGCCGGCGGCCGCCTCGCCGACCGCTTCGGCGGCGGGCGCGTCACGCTGTGGACCTTCCTGGCCATGGCCGCCGCCACCGGGGTCGTCGTGGTGGCGTCCGAGCGGAAGTCGCTCGGGCTGTTCCTGCCCGGCTTCATCGTGCTGTTCGTGCTCAGCGGGCTCGGCAACGGGTCGACGTACAAGATGATCCCCGGCATCTTCCAGCGCAAGGCCGAGGCCAGGGGCCTCACCGGCGAGGCCGCGGCGGCGCAGGGGCGGCGGCTGTCGGGTGCGTCGATGGGCCTGATCGGCGCGGTCGGCGCGCTCGGCGGGGTCGGCATCAACCTGGCCTTCCGGGAGAGCTTCCTGAACGCCCGGTCCGGCACCCCCGCCTTCGTCTGCTTCCTGGCCTACTACGGGATCTGTTTCGTCGTCACCTGGGCCGTATACCTGCGGCGCCCGGCACGTACCGCCGCGGGCACCGGGCAGAGCGCTCCCACCGGTACGGCCGTCTACGCGGAGGTGTGA
- a CDS encoding CGNR zinc finger domain-containing protein has product MGELRFDGGRVCLDLVATRVARPVGERLDRVERVVEWVYGTGLVPPGTAVPAEPDWARGLQDLRTLLEALVAAQLTGTPAAPEAVARLNEVARAAAPPATRAVLGSDGSLTRALAAPPDAASLLAAVARDAVDLFTDPVARSQLRRCEGENCALVYLDTSRGRRRRWCSSEVCGNRERVARHRRRSSRALRNA; this is encoded by the coding sequence ATGGGGGAGTTGAGGTTCGACGGGGGGCGGGTGTGCCTGGACCTCGTGGCGACGCGGGTCGCGCGGCCGGTGGGGGAGCGGCTCGACCGGGTCGAGCGGGTGGTCGAGTGGGTGTACGGCACCGGGCTCGTCCCGCCGGGGACAGCGGTGCCGGCGGAGCCGGACTGGGCGCGGGGCCTGCAGGACCTCCGTACGCTCCTGGAGGCACTGGTGGCCGCGCAGCTCACCGGCACCCCGGCCGCGCCGGAGGCGGTGGCGCGGCTCAACGAGGTCGCGCGGGCCGCCGCCCCGCCCGCGACCCGGGCGGTGCTCGGCTCTGACGGCTCCCTGACCAGGGCACTCGCGGCGCCGCCGGACGCGGCGTCCCTGCTCGCGGCGGTGGCGAGGGACGCGGTGGACCTGTTCACCGACCCCGTCGCCCGCTCCCAGCTGCGCCGCTGCGAGGGCGAGAACTGCGCCCTGGTCTACCTGGACACCTCCCGGGGCCGCCGGCGCCGCTGGTGCAGCAGCGAGGTGTGCGGCAACCGCGAACGGGTCGCCAGGCACCGGCGGCGGAGCAGCCGGGCGCTGCGCAACGCCTGA
- the ftsX gene encoding permease-like cell division protein FtsX, which yields MRLQFFLSEIGVGLRRNLTMTFAVIISVALSLALAGGALLANKQVDSMKGFWYDKVQVTVYMCNKSDAGSTPSCAKGAVTDDQKTQILADLKKLPIVEKVYYESAEGAYKNYEKQFKNSPMATSITPDQMPENYRVKLKDPTKFTVIASAFQGRPGVQSVEDQRAVLKNLFSLLGGMTKAAYVVLAFMLTVAMLLIINTVRVSAFSRRRETGIMRLVGASSFYIQMPFIMEAAFAGLVGAGVACVMLLGGRYFMIDAGLKLQDKIPLVSFLGWGPVVQVLPLVLLIGFLMPAAAAFIALRRYLRV from the coding sequence ATGCGCCTCCAGTTCTTCCTGTCGGAGATCGGCGTCGGCCTCCGTCGCAACCTCACGATGACCTTCGCCGTGATCATCTCCGTGGCGCTCTCGCTCGCCCTCGCCGGTGGCGCCCTGCTGGCCAACAAGCAGGTCGACTCGATGAAGGGCTTCTGGTACGACAAGGTCCAGGTCACCGTCTACATGTGCAACAAGAGCGACGCGGGCTCCACGCCCAGCTGCGCCAAGGGTGCGGTGACCGACGACCAGAAGACGCAGATCCTCGCGGACCTCAAGAAGCTCCCGATCGTGGAGAAGGTCTACTACGAGAGCGCCGAGGGCGCGTACAAGAACTACGAGAAGCAGTTCAAGAACTCGCCGATGGCCACCTCCATCACGCCGGACCAGATGCCGGAGAACTACCGGGTCAAGCTCAAGGACCCGACGAAGTTCACCGTCATCGCCAGCGCCTTCCAGGGGCGCCCCGGCGTCCAGTCGGTGGAGGACCAGCGGGCGGTGCTGAAGAACCTGTTCTCGCTGCTCGGCGGCATGACCAAGGCGGCCTACGTGGTGCTGGCCTTCATGCTGACCGTCGCGATGCTGCTGATCATCAACACCGTGCGGGTGTCGGCGTTCAGCCGCCGCCGGGAGACCGGCATCATGCGGCTGGTGGGCGCGTCCAGCTTCTACATCCAGATGCCGTTCATCATGGAGGCGGCCTTCGCCGGCCTGGTCGGAGCGGGCGTCGCCTGCGTGATGCTGCTCGGCGGGCGGTACTTCATGATCGACGCCGGGCTCAAGCTCCAGGACAAGATCCCGCTGGTGTCCTTCCTCGGCTGGGGGCCCGTCGTCCAAGTCCTGCCGCTGGTCCTGCTGATCGGATTCCTGATGCCCGCGGCGGCCGCGTTCATCGCCCTGCGGCGGTACTTGAGGGTCTGA